CACCCTCTAGAAGTAGACGAATATTATTCGCTTCCTCTTCAGTTAAGTCATTAGAGTTTTTGTTTAGTTCAATTCCCGCTTTAGTGAGTACTTCTTGAGCTACTTTAGGACCAACACCATAGATTGATCTTAAAGCAACAGTAACCACCTTATTACGAGGAATATCAACACCAAGTATTCTTGCCATAGCTACACTCCCCTAAGGTTTTTAACCTTGTTTTTGCTTATGTTTAGGGTTTGCTTTACAAACAACCCTTAATACACCTTTTCTTTTTACAACTTTACAGTCTTTACACATTACTTTAACTGACGCTCTAACCTTCATAACATCCTCTTTAACAGTAAGTAGCCTACCGGCCCTTACTTCTATATGTGATTCTTCCTTTCGAAAGATCATATTTACTTATCTCTACAAGCACTTTGTCCCCAGGAAGGATTTTAATAAAGTGCATTCTCATTTTTCCACTAATGTGAGCAATCACACTATGTCCATTTGGTAGCTTAACTTTAAACTTTGTATTAGGTAGTAGTTCAACTACTTCACCTTCAATCTCTAGGACTTCTGTATTTGCCATTAAGCGAAAACTCCACTAATCCCTGCCTTATATCTAAAGCGGAATCATTATGCAACTTATATTGATAAAATATATACTAAATATTAACTATTTACAGCATTCTCAACAAGGTCATACACTTCATCAGCAGATCTTGATGCGTCTACAGTAACTAACACACCTCTAGATTCATAATAATCTAAT
The sequence above is a segment of the Halobacteriovorax sp. JY17 genome. Coding sequences within it:
- the infA gene encoding translation initiation factor IF-1, which translates into the protein MANTEVLEIEGEVVELLPNTKFKVKLPNGHSVIAHISGKMRMHFIKILPGDKVLVEISKYDLSKGRITYRSKGR
- the rpmJ gene encoding 50S ribosomal protein L36, which translates into the protein MKVRASVKVMCKDCKVVKRKGVLRVVCKANPKHKQKQG